From the genome of Bacteroides sp. MSB163, one region includes:
- a CDS encoding DUF3836 domain-containing protein, translated as MKTNLISKAVVMMVVVMASVMNFSASASNPTQYVKNEEMTGELMTAKTIFKNEDGHLFRHLRYTYTYDNENRVASKEASKWDSVKEAWVPYFKMNVEYSNNEIAVNYARWNSKRNAYNSNIQKSVYALNDADATLMLASTK; from the coding sequence ATGAAAACGAACTTAATTTCAAAAGCAGTGGTAATGATGGTAGTAGTAATGGCAAGTGTAATGAACTTCTCTGCAAGTGCAAGCAATCCTACCCAGTACGTAAAGAACGAAGAGATGACCGGTGAACTGATGACCGCGAAGACCATCTTTAAGAACGAAGACGGTCACTTGTTCCGCCACCTCCGTTACACGTATACTTACGATAACGAAAACCGCGTAGCCAGCAAGGAAGCTTCCAAGTGGGACAGCGTAAAAGAAGCCTGGGTTCCCTACTTCAAAATGAATGTAGAGTACAGCAACAATGAAATTGCAGTAAACTATGCCCGTTGGAACTCTAAGCGCAATGCTTACAACAGTAACATCCAAAAGAGTGTTTACGCACTGAACGATGCTGACGCAACTTTGATGCTGGCAAGTACAAAATAA
- a CDS encoding ATP-binding protein: protein MTKEELLHKLTDIEWNDFEVKSAQTELPKNIWETVSAFANTSGGWIVLGIEENRKNGISQYQISGVKKPEKQEQDFIGTLRS, encoded by the coding sequence ATGACTAAAGAAGAACTACTACATAAACTCACTGACATTGAATGGAATGATTTTGAAGTAAAATCCGCTCAAACCGAACTTCCCAAAAATATTTGGGAAACAGTATCTGCTTTTGCCAACACTTCCGGCGGATGGATAGTGCTTGGAATAGAAGAAAATAGAAAAAATGGAATAAGCCAATACCAAATATCAGGAGTGAAGAAACCTGAAAAACAGGAACAAGATTTTATAGGTACACTTCGTTCGTAG
- a CDS encoding DUF3836 domain-containing protein, which translates to MKTNLISKAVVMMVVVMASVINFSVSASNPTQYVKNEEMTGELMTAKTIFKNEDGHLFRHLRYTYTYDNENRVASKEASKWDSVKEAWVPYFKMNVEYSNNEIAVNYARWDSKSNAYDSNIQKSVYSLNDADATLMLASTK; encoded by the coding sequence ATGAAAACGAACTTAATTTCAAAAGCAGTGGTAATGATGGTAGTAGTAATGGCAAGCGTAATAAACTTCTCTGTAAGTGCAAGCAACCCTACCCAGTACGTAAAGAATGAAGAGATGACCGGTGAACTGATGACCGCTAAGACCATCTTTAAGAACGAAGACGGTCATTTGTTCCGCCACCTCCGTTACACATATACTTACGACAACGAAAACCGCGTAGCCAGCAAGGAAGCTTCCAAGTGGGACAGCGTAAAGGAAGCCTGGGTTCCCTACTTCAAAATGAATGTAGAGTACAGTAACAATGAAATTGCAGTAAACTACGCCCGTTGGGACTCTAAGAGCAACGCTTATGACAGCAACATCCAAAAGAGCGTTTACTCACTGAACGATGCTGACGCAACTTTGATGCTGGCAAGTACAAAATGA
- a CDS encoding ATP-binding protein produces MEILAIQRDQAFGSRSEQIIPNTTLEDLNPSSLQTFRRRIQEFNHEFAYNNLDDKTFCQKTGITYNNQLTYGSLLMLGKRDVVQSIIHNFWIDYIEIPGTSYQDAPTRYTYRMPEQENIWEYYQVLIQRLRLYVDAPFSTGPDGYSPDDNSQLYALREGLVNLLAHADYFSPMHSTIRVFDNRIEFQNPGRFYIDLNRLKEQIISIPRNPNIIKLFRYAKLSENAGYGIDKILKWELLTGQKVSFATDMVCSMVTYFRPIQSGKTAEQSEQTTEQSEQTTEKNEYLQILNLMKENPSITRKEISEKLGLSESAVQRRITYLTNNEMLSRIGGRYSGVWKVLKEIP; encoded by the coding sequence ATGGAAATCCTTGCCATCCAGCGAGATCAAGCCTTTGGTAGTCGCTCCGAACAAATCATACCCAATACAACACTTGAGGATCTTAATCCTTCATCACTTCAGACTTTTCGTCGCCGCATCCAAGAATTCAATCATGAATTTGCTTATAACAACCTTGACGATAAGACTTTTTGCCAAAAAACAGGGATTACTTATAATAATCAACTCACTTACGGTAGTCTTCTTATGTTAGGAAAAAGAGATGTGGTTCAAAGTATTATTCACAATTTTTGGATAGATTATATTGAAATTCCCGGTACTTCTTATCAAGATGCCCCCACTCGATATACTTATCGTATGCCGGAACAGGAGAATATTTGGGAATACTACCAAGTTTTAATACAACGCTTACGTTTATATGTTGATGCCCCCTTCAGTACAGGGCCTGACGGGTATTCACCAGATGACAATTCCCAACTTTATGCCCTCCGGGAAGGTTTGGTCAATTTATTGGCACATGCCGATTATTTTAGCCCTATGCATTCGACTATTCGTGTATTTGATAATCGCATAGAATTCCAAAACCCCGGTCGTTTCTATATTGATCTCAATCGCCTTAAAGAGCAAATAATCTCAATACCACGCAATCCCAACATCATCAAACTTTTCCGCTATGCCAAGCTCTCTGAAAATGCAGGCTATGGAATAGACAAAATACTCAAATGGGAATTACTTACAGGCCAAAAGGTAAGTTTCGCAACAGATATGGTCTGCTCTATGGTAACTTACTTCCGTCCTATACAAAGCGGGAAAACAGCCGAACAAAGCGAACAAACAACCGAACAAAGCGAACAAACAACCGAAAAGAATGAATATTTGCAAATTCTCAATCTAATGAAAGAAAATCCCTCTATTACCCGGAAGGAGATTTCCGAAAAACTTGGTCTTTCAGAATCTGCAGTTCAAAGACGCATAACCTACCTAACCAATAATGAAATGCTTTCCCGCATCGGAGGAAGGTATAGCGGAGTCTGGAAAGTGCTAAAAGAAATACCATAA
- a CDS encoding TlpA disulfide reductase family protein — MKHLCLLIAFLSFLSCKAQEDNEDLAKEVIISGRVLNREVYPKEKEVTLVIPYLSEMETVYTSPIADDGTFSFRFSPYAPVREVVLRNYAEHLFVHPGDSLFVEIDFSDLLSPKITGTSGTLNQYMALFTLGGYYRGPYYCNPRSTFEEFEKELGEEHTSRWERRDDFLKEHSPGAEVEEYTADLLWIDYYNALFNYAASQASQGNDVSLYMALMLKLNPLFSGKTVFAGLFPLAETVNFFLYCNHTRREYSNFELADLVEDCKDNAILPYLYLQSMGISLCDNDTLFLADYRLQFDSIVQASHLRQPILELYEDKVDYLKAPGKVSHQMLYGNNADEAAVRKDMPFMIPVYNLLEKYAGKVIYVDFWGVICPPCLAEMEPLKELRKRYSPDDVVMVSICGSRDREAYHKVLERFSLQGKNIECVYSEDWATSDDYHRIMKHWGMNSIPQFLLINRDGVIVDYGTALRPSYPKTAAKIDALIK; from the coding sequence ATGAAGCATCTATGCTTACTGATTGCTTTTTTATCTTTCCTTAGCTGTAAGGCTCAGGAGGATAATGAGGATTTGGCAAAGGAGGTGATAATCTCGGGCCGTGTCTTGAATAGGGAGGTCTATCCGAAAGAAAAGGAGGTGACGCTCGTGATACCTTATCTGTCTGAGATGGAGACTGTCTACACTTCTCCCATAGCGGATGACGGTACTTTCAGTTTCCGTTTTAGTCCTTACGCTCCCGTTCGCGAAGTTGTTCTTCGCAATTATGCGGAGCACTTGTTTGTACATCCGGGCGATAGTCTGTTTGTAGAGATTGACTTCAGTGATTTGCTGTCTCCCAAGATTACGGGAACTTCCGGTACACTGAATCAATATATGGCTCTTTTCACTTTAGGTGGATATTATCGTGGCCCTTATTATTGTAATCCAAGGAGTACTTTCGAAGAATTTGAAAAGGAATTGGGAGAAGAGCATACCAGTCGTTGGGAACGTCGTGACGACTTCCTGAAGGAACATTCTCCGGGTGCCGAGGTTGAAGAATATACAGCGGATTTACTGTGGATAGATTATTATAATGCACTCTTTAACTATGCTGCGTCACAGGCATCACAGGGCAATGATGTCAGTCTGTATATGGCATTGATGTTAAAACTTAATCCTCTCTTTTCGGGGAAAACCGTTTTTGCCGGTCTGTTTCCGCTTGCTGAAACGGTGAATTTTTTCCTCTATTGCAATCACACCAGGAGAGAATATAGCAATTTTGAGTTAGCAGATCTTGTCGAGGATTGCAAGGATAATGCTATCCTGCCGTATTTATATCTCCAATCCATGGGCATCTCTTTATGCGATAACGATACACTTTTTCTGGCTGATTACAGGCTCCAGTTCGATTCTATAGTGCAGGCTTCCCATTTGAGGCAACCCATACTTGAATTATATGAGGATAAAGTGGATTATCTGAAAGCTCCCGGAAAGGTATCCCACCAGATGCTCTATGGCAATAATGCCGATGAGGCGGCTGTCAGGAAGGACATGCCGTTTATGATTCCCGTATATAATCTTCTGGAAAAGTACGCAGGCAAGGTGATTTATGTTGATTTCTGGGGAGTGATTTGTCCCCCTTGTCTGGCAGAAATGGAGCCTTTGAAGGAATTACGCAAGCGATATTCTCCCGATGATGTGGTAATGGTGAGTATCTGTGGAAGTAGAGATCGGGAAGCGTACCATAAGGTTCTGGAACGCTTCTCTCTACAGGGGAAGAATATTGAATGCGTCTATTCGGAAGATTGGGCAACCTCCGATGACTATCACCGCATCATGAAGCACTGGGGCATGAACAGCATACCGCAATTCCTTCTGATTAACCGTGATGGGGTTATAGTGGATTATGGCACTGCATTGAGACCCAGTTATCCGAAGACGGCGGCAAAGATTGATGCCCTAATAAAATAA
- a CDS encoding DUF6266 family protein, translated as MGIINQGILGGFSGKVGPIVGFRWKSNYYIRARAAKVSNPRTPKQQEQRGKFATAFSFLKTMKPFIRMGYKEFTQDKSAFNAAMSYTLKRAVTGSGKDITIDFNRVLVSMGTLMPVFEGAAMQEKDKMSFNWQNNSGMGNAEDTDIAMLLVYNKDKEMAVYDTEAALRSGKHAEFPLPDSWQDDELVAYLSFRNADGDSVSNSICLPISIAEAPENEAEIQAESTDATYEKPLPIKRTKLQPHIAVHLSSAPPNNIGTCRCET; from the coding sequence ATGGGAATTATCAATCAAGGCATTCTCGGAGGTTTCTCCGGTAAAGTGGGACCGATAGTCGGTTTCCGCTGGAAATCAAACTACTATATCCGTGCACGCGCCGCCAAAGTCAGCAATCCGCGCACGCCGAAACAGCAAGAACAACGAGGCAAGTTTGCCACGGCATTCAGCTTCCTGAAAACGATGAAACCTTTCATACGTATGGGTTATAAAGAATTTACGCAAGATAAATCTGCATTCAACGCTGCCATGTCCTACACACTGAAAAGAGCTGTGACGGGTAGCGGAAAAGACATCACGATTGACTTCAACCGAGTGCTGGTGTCTATGGGAACGCTGATGCCCGTATTCGAAGGCGCAGCCATGCAAGAGAAGGATAAAATGAGTTTCAACTGGCAGAATAACAGTGGTATGGGAAATGCGGAGGACACCGATATAGCCATGCTGCTGGTGTACAACAAAGATAAAGAAATGGCTGTCTACGACACTGAGGCCGCATTACGTTCCGGCAAGCATGCAGAATTTCCCCTTCCGGATAGTTGGCAGGATGATGAACTGGTTGCCTATCTCAGCTTTCGCAATGCCGATGGAGACAGTGTTTCCAATAGCATTTGCCTACCGATTTCGATAGCCGAAGCACCGGAGAACGAGGCAGAAATACAGGCAGAATCTACTGATGCAACCTATGAAAAGCCCCTGCCCATCAAGAGGACAAAGCTTCAGCCACATATAGCTGTACATTTGTCTTCTGCTCCTCCCAACAATATTGGGACATGCAGGTGCGAAACCTGA